The Metabacillus schmidteae genome has a segment encoding these proteins:
- a CDS encoding TasA family protein, whose translation MSIKRNLALSFATAALGLIFISGGTVAYFNDIESAKNTFTTGLLELGINKESIIQVADIVPGDTMHGNFVLTNDGTVNIKEIILQSSYEVIDKGMSNQDDDLGDYIEVKYLYNVKNRERVVVEKTLSELKDNPQQIMKEFPVGSNEAKFAVQFQFIDNGENQNHFQEDELILSWNFEATQRDGDPDLQ comes from the coding sequence ATGAGTATTAAAAGAAATTTAGCATTAAGTTTCGCAACAGCAGCACTCGGTTTAATTTTTATATCTGGAGGCACTGTTGCTTATTTTAATGATATAGAGTCAGCAAAAAATACTTTTACAACTGGACTTTTAGAGCTCGGGATTAATAAAGAGAGCATTATCCAAGTGGCAGACATCGTGCCGGGGGACACAATGCATGGTAATTTTGTCCTTACGAATGATGGAACAGTAAATATTAAAGAAATTATTTTACAGTCTTCTTATGAAGTAATTGATAAGGGGATGTCAAATCAGGATGATGATTTAGGAGATTATATAGAAGTAAAGTATTTATATAATGTGAAAAATAGGGAAAGAGTTGTGGTCGAAAAAACGTTATCTGAATTAAAGGATAACCCTCAACAAATTATGAAGGAATTTCCGGTTGGAAGTAATGAAGCAAAGTTTGCCGTTCAATTTCAATTTATAGATAACGGTGAAAATCAAAATCACTTTCAAGAGGATGAATTAATACTTAGTTGGAATTTTGAGGCAACACAAAGAGATGGGGATCCTGATCTGCAATAA
- the sipW gene encoding signal peptidase I SipW, with protein MNLLKWVNRIVTGILIILLVSVAGIVLSTKLTNGEPEVFGYQLKTVLSGSMEPNIQTGSIIAVKSVDEDEREKFQKGDVITFLEEDRLVTHRILEVKKTGSHIQYITKGDNNNTPDSNPVLADNVKAAYDGFTIPHLGYFINFAQSTNGSFLFMILPGILLLGYSILTIWKTLRQLEDEYKKTPI; from the coding sequence TTGAATTTATTAAAATGGGTGAATCGGATTGTTACAGGGATATTAATTATATTGCTAGTGAGTGTAGCTGGAATTGTGCTGTCCACTAAACTTACGAATGGTGAACCAGAGGTATTTGGTTATCAATTAAAAACGGTTCTATCAGGGTCAATGGAACCTAATATTCAAACAGGATCAATTATTGCTGTGAAGTCAGTTGACGAGGATGAACGGGAAAAATTTCAAAAGGGTGATGTGATTACATTTTTAGAAGAGGATAGACTAGTTACCCACCGCATCCTGGAGGTTAAAAAGACAGGCAGTCATATTCAATATATAACCAAGGGGGATAATAACAATACGCCAGATTCAAACCCTGTTTTAGCTGACAATGTCAAAGCGGCTTACGATGGATTTACTATTCCCCATTTGGGTTATTTTATTAATTTTGCTCAGTCTACTAATGGGAGTTTTTTATTTATGATCTTACCTGGAATCTTGTTACTGGGGTACTCTATATTGACTATATGGAAAACATTGAGGCAGTTAGAAGATGAATATAAAAAAACCCCAATCTAA
- a CDS encoding response regulator transcription factor has protein sequence MKLDCLIVDDELALAETTCEYFNMFEVKTAFVTSAEECEHFLEEHKPSLILLDINLGDSSGFELCKKLRRTTQVPIIFISARSSDDDVLIALNIGGDDYIQKPYTLSILLAKVKAVLKRVGSGSSNQQEMLEFGQIHIDTKLHRVRVNGTVIQLKAMEYKLLSYLVKNKNRIITKDELFQNVWGDSFVGDGTLNVHIRHLREKIENNPKNPQLIKTIWGTGYVLEDSNQ, from the coding sequence ATGAAATTAGATTGCTTGATTGTTGATGATGAGCTTGCTTTAGCTGAAACAACTTGTGAGTATTTTAATATGTTTGAAGTCAAAACGGCTTTTGTGACAAGTGCGGAAGAGTGTGAACATTTTCTGGAGGAACACAAACCATCATTGATTCTTCTTGATATTAATCTTGGGGATTCTTCCGGATTTGAATTATGTAAAAAATTGCGCCGCACAACACAGGTTCCGATTATATTTATAAGTGCCCGCTCCAGTGATGACGATGTTTTGATTGCACTAAATATTGGTGGAGATGATTACATTCAAAAGCCCTATACATTAAGTATCTTACTGGCAAAAGTAAAAGCAGTACTCAAAAGAGTTGGAAGTGGTTCTAGCAACCAACAAGAAATGCTTGAGTTTGGACAGATCCATATTGACACAAAGCTGCACCGTGTACGAGTAAATGGTACTGTTATTCAATTAAAAGCAATGGAATATAAACTTCTGTCTTATTTGGTAAAGAATAAAAATCGAATTATCACAAAAGATGAACTGTTTCAAAATGTTTGGGGAGATTCTTTTGTAGGAGATGGAACCCTAAATGTACATATTCGGCATTTACGTGAAAAAATTGAAAATAATCCAAAGAACCCGCAATTAATTAAAACCATATGGGGAACCGGATATGTTTTAGAGGATAGCAACCAATGA
- a CDS encoding HAMP domain-containing sensor histidine kinase gives MRLKLLIVTILVAFSASIVLSVIVITNKHIVEVDLVAINDVVKMVEKNWGQISEETFKDSDIKQPFSIIDHSGNLIYQTPGNHFIDLYESIKNKDTIIDLKQNNEITGKIIIYNNEQEIVQQMKTELVISVSLILGILMIASILYILYLYRTILKPFQQLQHFAANVARGNLDIPLNMDKNNNFGAFTESFDLLRDELGSARQREYESNRSKKELVATLSHDIKTPVASIKAISELMLMQAKDDKVIKQVNTIFSKAEQIDLLVTDMFHATLEELQQLKLAVTEVSSKVLDDMIENVNYNDQIVYDPIPQCMILTDPLRIQQVIDNIISNSYKYAGTKITIKSQIYQDFLELHIIDYGLGISEEELPLLFNKYYRGKNVKGMNGSGLGLYISKYFMENMHGQISCYNRKDGFTVVLKNKLA, from the coding sequence ATGAGATTGAAATTACTAATTGTAACAATTCTGGTTGCTTTTAGTGCAAGTATTGTTCTCTCCGTTATTGTTATTACAAATAAACATATAGTAGAAGTAGACCTTGTTGCCATAAATGACGTAGTTAAAATGGTCGAGAAAAATTGGGGACAAATTAGTGAAGAAACGTTTAAAGACAGTGATATAAAACAACCGTTTTCTATTATTGATCATTCGGGAAACTTGATTTATCAAACACCAGGTAATCATTTTATCGATTTATATGAGTCCATTAAAAATAAAGATACAATTATAGATTTGAAGCAAAATAATGAGATTACAGGGAAAATAATTATCTACAATAACGAGCAGGAAATCGTGCAACAAATGAAAACTGAACTGGTCATATCCGTAAGTTTGATATTGGGTATATTAATGATCGCTAGTATTCTTTATATTCTTTATCTATATAGAACGATTTTAAAGCCGTTTCAGCAGCTTCAACATTTTGCAGCGAATGTGGCTAGAGGTAATTTGGATATTCCTTTGAATATGGATAAGAATAATAACTTTGGTGCGTTCACGGAAAGTTTTGATTTATTGCGTGATGAACTAGGGAGTGCGCGCCAAAGAGAATATGAATCCAATCGTAGTAAGAAAGAGCTTGTGGCCACTTTAAGTCATGATATTAAAACACCAGTCGCTTCGATCAAAGCGATTAGCGAATTAATGCTCATGCAGGCAAAAGACGATAAGGTGATAAAGCAAGTAAATACTATCTTCTCGAAAGCAGAGCAAATTGATTTACTTGTTACGGATATGTTTCATGCTACATTAGAAGAACTGCAACAATTAAAATTAGCGGTAACCGAAGTGTCGAGCAAAGTACTTGATGATATGATTGAGAATGTTAATTATAATGATCAAATTGTCTATGATCCAATTCCACAATGTATGATTTTAACGGATCCTTTACGTATTCAGCAGGTAATAGACAATATTATAAGTAATTCATATAAATATGCAGGCACAAAGATCACGATTAAGTCTCAAATCTATCAGGATTTTCTTGAACTTCATATCATAGACTACGGATTAGGAATTAGTGAAGAAGAATTACCTCTGCTGTTCAATAAATATTATCGAGGGAAAAATGTGAAAGGCATGAATGGTTCAGGACTTGGGCTATATATTTCAAAGTACTTCATGGAAAATATGCATGGCCAAATTAGCTGTTACAACCGAAAAGATGGTTTTACAGTAGTCTTGAAAAACAAGCTAGCTTAA
- a CDS encoding ABC transporter ATP-binding protein: protein MTKTIIRTEKLCKTFSSGGIQQHVLKNMDISLVEGDFTIIMGSSGSGKSTLLYAISGMDKPTLGEIDFDGKNISKLNNDQLAIFRRNHCGFVFQQIYLLDNMSVLDNVLASGLLVNKNKGELVKKAKDLLLKVEIEESSWSKFPTQLSGGEAQRVGIVRAIMNSPKVVFADEPTGALNSSSSDRVLDVFTNVNHNGQSIVLVTHDVKTALRGNRVIYLKDGIICGDLQLGVYSENENVERHEKLKHFLAEMGW, encoded by the coding sequence ATGACAAAAACAATTATTAGAACGGAGAAACTGTGTAAAACCTTCTCCAGCGGTGGAATTCAGCAGCATGTTTTAAAAAACATGGATATCAGTTTAGTCGAAGGGGATTTTACCATCATAATGGGGAGTTCAGGATCTGGGAAATCCACTCTCCTTTACGCCATTAGTGGGATGGATAAACCAACATTAGGTGAAATTGACTTTGATGGGAAAAATATATCTAAATTAAACAACGATCAACTAGCGATTTTTAGAAGAAATCATTGTGGATTTGTCTTTCAACAAATTTATTTACTGGACAATATGAGCGTACTTGATAATGTGCTGGCAAGTGGTCTCTTAGTAAATAAAAATAAGGGGGAACTCGTTAAAAAGGCGAAAGACCTATTACTAAAAGTAGAAATCGAAGAAAGCTCTTGGTCCAAATTTCCAACACAGCTTTCCGGTGGTGAGGCACAACGAGTTGGGATTGTTAGAGCGATCATGAACAGCCCAAAAGTAGTATTTGCAGATGAACCAACTGGAGCGCTAAACTCCTCATCAAGTGATCGAGTTTTAGATGTATTTACGAATGTAAATCATAATGGGCAAAGTATTGTTTTGGTAACTCATGATGTGAAAACTGCATTGCGGGGAAATCGAGTCATCTATTTGAAAGATGGCATCATTTGCGGTGACTTGCAGCTAGGTGTCTACAGTGAGAATGAGAATGTTGAGCGCCATGAAAAGCTCAAACACTTCCTTGCGGAAATGGGGTGGTAA
- a CDS encoding ABC transporter permease produces MNLAMANIRKSKSATVSLFIFILIASLLLNIGLMVITQLSTFFDQKNEQLHDSHATFVMDQDSYQPAYGEFLEDYPGVIETEVENVIHMDIANIKFGNGELTSGAVIFNADAKRTIGPLNLIEKLNKSSNNDIFVPYSFKTNGGYKLGDHITLTYRDQDYEYRISGFFETTMMGTNNVGVMKFMLPENTYQKLKEELDNRSKASILSAIMEDKTQSSKLNNDFIQEVQQSQVNNTASYIMGLDIELVKNVSTLTINFIATILVAFAAIIVLVSLIVIRFRVSNSIEDGMANIGILKAIGYTSWQILLSIILQFIFIVLCASGAGIALSYVLMPLFGGIISSFSGLIWVQRFDIIINLVSIIIVVFCVVIVTLLSAFRVRKILPVSALRGGIQTHSFRKNHFPLEKARGGLHFLLSMKSMLVNAKQNMMILFIIVAITFASVFSAVLYYNIASDKTAFVNLFGSEPANVMVTVMPDADVRKLLSDIEQMDHVRKVNIFDLIETKIDDQTVYTNVTDHYNQLENNIVYEGRQPKHENEISISWVVSSRINKGIGDTVEVAYGNETSRYLVTGLSQSIGNLGQVAAVTMDGIQQLQPDYKATSLYVYLDGISNNDFIEIAQNQYGGSIVEMLDIDENIASQTGMYTAAVFAVMMMVLTITVLVVVMILYLVIKTMIIKRNKEFGVMRAIGYSTFQLMNQISISFLPVIITGVAIGGVLGFYFTNPMLSVLLSSAGVKRLDFIIHLPIILMPCAGILILAYIVSMLVSRRIKKISAYGLITE; encoded by the coding sequence ATGAATCTGGCTATGGCGAACATTAGAAAAAGTAAATCTGCTACGGTTTCATTATTTATCTTTATTTTAATTGCTTCGCTTTTACTTAATATAGGACTAATGGTTATTACTCAATTAAGTACATTTTTTGATCAAAAAAACGAACAATTACATGACTCGCATGCCACATTTGTCATGGATCAGGATAGTTATCAACCAGCATATGGGGAGTTTTTAGAAGACTATCCCGGGGTAATTGAGACAGAAGTAGAAAATGTTATCCATATGGACATTGCTAATATTAAATTTGGGAATGGTGAATTAACTAGTGGTGCGGTTATTTTTAATGCCGATGCAAAGCGTACAATTGGACCGTTAAATTTGATTGAAAAACTAAATAAATCAAGCAACAATGATATTTTTGTTCCTTACAGTTTTAAAACAAATGGGGGGTATAAGCTAGGGGATCACATTACCCTCACATATCGGGATCAGGACTATGAATATCGAATTTCCGGATTCTTTGAAACTACGATGATGGGGACGAATAATGTTGGAGTTATGAAATTTATGTTACCTGAAAACACCTACCAGAAATTAAAAGAAGAGTTAGATAATCGATCAAAAGCGTCGATATTATCTGCCATTATGGAAGATAAAACACAATCTTCGAAGCTAAACAATGATTTCATACAGGAAGTTCAGCAATCACAAGTAAATAATACAGCTTCTTATATTATGGGATTAGATATAGAATTAGTGAAAAATGTAAGTACCTTGACCATTAACTTTATAGCTACTATATTAGTAGCATTTGCAGCCATTATCGTCCTTGTATCATTAATTGTCATTCGATTCCGAGTTTCAAATAGCATAGAAGATGGAATGGCCAATATCGGAATTCTGAAGGCAATTGGCTATACAAGTTGGCAAATTCTCTTATCTATTATTCTGCAGTTTATCTTCATCGTTCTTTGTGCGAGTGGTGCAGGAATTGCCTTGTCATATGTACTAATGCCATTGTTTGGAGGTATTATTTCATCCTTTTCGGGTTTAATATGGGTTCAAAGATTTGATATCATCATCAATTTAGTTAGTATCATCATTGTTGTTTTTTGTGTTGTTATCGTTACCTTGCTATCTGCCTTTCGTGTTCGTAAAATTCTGCCTGTTTCAGCACTTCGTGGAGGTATTCAAACTCACAGCTTTAGGAAAAATCACTTTCCTTTGGAGAAAGCGAGAGGTGGCCTTCATTTCTTACTTTCAATGAAATCGATGCTTGTAAATGCAAAACAAAATATGATGATTCTTTTCATTATTGTTGCAATCACTTTTGCTTCCGTCTTTTCAGCAGTATTGTATTACAACATTGCTTCCGACAAAACCGCATTTGTTAACTTATTCGGCTCAGAACCGGCAAATGTAATGGTTACTGTTATGCCTGATGCAGATGTAAGAAAACTCTTAAGTGACATTGAACAAATGGATCATGTAAGGAAGGTCAATATATTCGACTTAATCGAAACAAAAATTGATGATCAAACCGTATATACAAACGTTACAGATCATTATAATCAATTAGAAAATAATATTGTCTATGAAGGGCGGCAACCAAAGCATGAAAATGAAATATCCATCTCATGGGTTGTATCAAGTAGAATCAATAAAGGAATTGGTGATACAGTTGAGGTCGCATATGGAAATGAAACAAGCAGGTATTTGGTTACTGGTCTAAGTCAATCGATTGGTAACTTGGGGCAGGTAGCCGCGGTAACAATGGATGGAATTCAACAGTTACAACCAGACTATAAAGCTACGTCTCTTTATGTTTATTTAGATGGTATATCGAACAATGACTTTATTGAAATTGCCCAGAATCAATACGGGGGTTCAATAGTTGAAATGTTAGATATTGATGAAAATATCGCGAGCCAAACAGGTATGTATACAGCTGCTGTGTTTGCAGTTATGATGATGGTCCTGACCATTACAGTTTTAGTTGTTGTGATGATTTTGTATCTGGTTATTAAGACGATGATTATTAAACGCAATAAAGAATTTGGGGTCATGAGAGCAATCGGTTATTCAACGTTTCAACTGATGAATCAAATATCTATCAGTTTTCTACCTGTGATCATTACAGGTGTTGCAATTGGTGGTGTGCTGGGATTTTATTTCACTAACCCTATGCTCTCCGTTTTACTATCAAGCGCAGGTGTTAAACGTTTGGATTTTATTATTCATTTACCAATTATTCTAATGCCTTGTGCAGGCATCCTTATTTTAGCCTATATTGTCTCGATGTTGGTATCTCGTAGAATCAAGAAAATTTCTGCTTATGGTTTAATTACAGAATAG
- a CDS encoding glycine betaine uptake BCCT transporter, protein MKNVSNVFWITVAIVFAAVIFGVSAPETFEEATANIQSFMTTAFGWYYLILVTIIVVFCLFLIFSPVGTIKLGKPDEKPEFSNGTWFAMLFSAGMGIGLVFWGAAEPLSHFMNPPLAEGGTAEAHKEAMRYTFFHWGIHAWAIYAIVALALAYFQFRKNEPGLISATLKPVLGKSMEGPWGTVVDVLAVFATVVGVATTLGFGAAQINGGLSFLWGIPNNFTVQFIIISVVTVLFMVSAWSGLGKGIKYLSNTNMILAIALFILMFIVGPTILILNMFTDTIGGYIQNIVQMSFRIAPLNEDHRSWINGWTIFYWAWWISWSPFVGIFIARVSRGRTIREFIIGVLLAPALVSFIWFAVFGSSAIEIQNAGDIDLTSFATEEVLFAIFSQMPWSTVLSVVAIALVCTFFITSADSATFVLGMQTTNGSLTPPNSVKLTWGVAQSTVALILLYSGGLQALQNSLVIAAFPFSIIMVLMVVSLYRSLTKEKKELGLYFKPKPRKTQQQSK, encoded by the coding sequence ATGAAAAATGTATCAAACGTCTTTTGGATAACTGTCGCCATTGTCTTTGCAGCAGTTATATTTGGTGTGTCAGCACCAGAAACTTTTGAAGAAGCTACTGCCAATATCCAGTCTTTTATGACTACAGCCTTTGGATGGTATTATTTAATTTTAGTGACAATCATTGTTGTATTTTGTCTATTTCTTATTTTTAGTCCTGTTGGAACAATTAAACTGGGAAAACCTGATGAGAAACCAGAGTTTTCAAATGGCACCTGGTTTGCCATGCTATTTAGTGCTGGTATGGGGATTGGTCTTGTATTCTGGGGAGCTGCAGAACCTCTATCACACTTTATGAACCCTCCATTAGCTGAGGGTGGGACAGCTGAAGCTCATAAAGAGGCAATGAGATACACCTTTTTTCACTGGGGTATTCATGCTTGGGCCATTTATGCAATAGTAGCTCTTGCTTTAGCTTACTTTCAATTTCGTAAAAATGAACCTGGTCTCATTTCGGCAACGTTAAAGCCGGTTTTAGGGAAAAGCATGGAAGGACCATGGGGAACAGTTGTAGACGTACTTGCCGTTTTTGCAACAGTTGTTGGAGTTGCAACAACCTTAGGGTTTGGGGCTGCTCAAATTAATGGTGGTTTATCTTTCTTATGGGGAATACCTAATAATTTCACCGTTCAATTTATAATCATTTCGGTTGTTACAGTCCTTTTTATGGTATCAGCATGGTCTGGTTTAGGAAAAGGAATAAAATACCTAAGTAACACAAATATGATTTTAGCGATTGCATTATTTATTTTAATGTTCATTGTAGGTCCGACAATCCTTATATTAAACATGTTCACTGACACAATTGGCGGATATATACAAAATATAGTACAGATGAGTTTTAGAATTGCTCCTTTAAATGAGGATCATCGCTCTTGGATTAATGGTTGGACGATCTTCTATTGGGCATGGTGGATCTCATGGTCTCCTTTTGTGGGAATCTTTATTGCTCGAGTATCGAGAGGGAGAACAATTCGAGAATTTATTATTGGAGTTTTATTAGCGCCAGCACTTGTAAGCTTTATATGGTTTGCGGTTTTTGGATCTTCAGCAATTGAAATTCAAAATGCAGGGGATATTGATTTAACAAGTTTTGCTACTGAAGAAGTCTTATTTGCGATATTTAGTCAGATGCCATGGTCAACGGTTCTTTCAGTTGTAGCAATAGCTCTGGTTTGTACGTTTTTTATCACATCTGCAGACTCGGCAACATTTGTGCTTGGAATGCAAACAACGAATGGTTCACTAACTCCGCCAAATTCAGTCAAATTAACATGGGGAGTTGCTCAATCTACTGTAGCATTAATTCTTTTATATAGCGGTGGTTTACAAGCACTACAAAATTCATTAGTTATTGCGGCCTTTCCGTTTTCAATTATTATGGTTTTAATGGTGGTTTCTCTGTATCGTTCTTTAACTAAAGAGAAAAAAGAGCTTGGTTTATATTTCAAGCCAAAACCACGCAAAACTCAACAACAAAGTAAATAA
- a CDS encoding peptide MFS transporter translates to MSDLNKQKIVESVPQKGFFGHPKGLFTLFFTEFWERFSYYGMRAILVFYMYYEVSKGGLGLEESTALAIMSIYGSLVYMSGIIGGWLADRIFGTSKAIFYGGIFIMLGHIALAIPGSLSMFFVSMVLIVIGTGLLKPNVSSVVGDIYSETDNRRDAGFSIFYMGINFGGFLAPLIVGEVGMKHDFHLGFGIAAVGMFFGLLLFVLTKKKNLGLAGTVVPNPLSPNEKKKVFTTIGLGAVILAILIAVTISMGILTIDTFVALIGILGILIPTIYFIVMYRSPKTTATERSRIIAYIPLFIAAVMFWAIQEQGSTILAHYADKRTNLEFLGFTISPAWFQSLNPLFIIILAPVFAGLWVKLGDRQPTVSQKFSLGLLFAGLSFIVILVPGALTGEGELVSPLWLVLSYFIVVLGELCLSPVGLSATTKLAPNAFSAQTMSLWFLSSAAAQAINAQIVGFYTPETENLYFGTIGGAAIVLAIILFLLSPKIQVFMKGVR, encoded by the coding sequence ATGTCAGACCTAAATAAACAGAAAATTGTGGAAAGTGTCCCGCAAAAAGGATTCTTTGGACATCCTAAAGGACTATTCACTCTTTTCTTTACAGAGTTCTGGGAGCGTTTCTCTTATTATGGAATGAGAGCTATTCTCGTTTTCTATATGTACTATGAAGTGTCAAAAGGCGGATTAGGCCTTGAAGAAAGCACCGCTTTAGCAATTATGTCTATTTATGGATCACTTGTTTATATGTCAGGAATTATTGGCGGATGGCTTGCTGACCGGATATTCGGAACATCAAAAGCCATTTTTTACGGTGGAATATTCATTATGCTTGGCCATATTGCATTAGCAATACCTGGAAGTTTATCTATGTTCTTCGTTTCCATGGTCTTAATTGTAATTGGTACAGGCCTATTAAAGCCAAATGTTTCAAGTGTTGTTGGTGATATTTACAGCGAAACTGATAATCGTCGTGATGCCGGTTTTAGTATTTTTTACATGGGTATTAACTTTGGAGGATTCCTGGCTCCACTAATTGTTGGTGAAGTTGGAATGAAGCATGACTTCCACTTAGGTTTCGGAATAGCAGCAGTTGGTATGTTCTTTGGATTACTATTGTTTGTTTTGACAAAGAAGAAGAACCTCGGTTTGGCTGGTACAGTTGTTCCTAACCCTCTGTCACCAAATGAAAAGAAAAAAGTTTTTACAACGATAGGATTAGGTGCTGTTATATTAGCTATTCTCATTGCTGTCACAATTTCAATGGGTATCCTTACAATTGATACATTTGTTGCTCTTATTGGTATTTTAGGGATTCTAATTCCAACAATCTATTTCATTGTGATGTACCGCAGTCCTAAAACTACAGCTACTGAGCGTTCTAGAATTATCGCTTATATTCCTTTATTTATTGCGGCTGTTATGTTCTGGGCTATCCAGGAACAAGGATCAACTATTCTTGCACATTATGCAGATAAACGTACTAATTTAGAGTTTTTAGGATTCACGATTTCACCAGCTTGGTTTCAATCATTAAATCCATTATTTATTATCATTTTGGCACCAGTTTTCGCCGGACTATGGGTAAAGCTTGGGGATCGCCAGCCAACAGTTTCTCAAAAATTCTCTCTTGGGTTATTGTTTGCCGGTTTATCCTTTATTGTCATCCTTGTACCAGGAGCTTTAACTGGGGAAGGTGAATTAGTTAGCCCATTATGGCTTGTTCTAAGTTATTTCATTGTTGTACTAGGTGAGCTTTGCTTATCACCTGTAGGGCTGTCAGCTACTACAAAATTAGCTCCTAATGCCTTTTCAGCACAGACGATGAGTTTATGGTTCTTATCAAGTGCAGCGGCTCAAGCCATCAACGCACAAATTGTAGGTTTCTATACACCTGAAACAGAGAACCTTTACTTTGGTACGATTGGAGGAGCTGCAATCGTTCTTGCCATCATCCTTTTCCTCCTCTCGCCAAAAATTCAGGTATTTATGAAAGGCGTACGTTAA
- a CDS encoding DUF4386 domain-containing protein: MLGLNTFMYSYLFFKTNLVPKPLAAFGMMTSVSVFTAGLLEMFGVVEPLSTAKGIIALPVVIYEMSLALWLIVKGFHKQELEALKVNSLLKQLGK; this comes from the coding sequence ATGTTAGGCTTAAATACATTTATGTATAGTTATTTATTTTTTAAAACCAATCTAGTGCCTAAACCTTTAGCTGCTTTTGGCATGATGACCTCTGTTTCAGTATTCACAGCTGGATTATTGGAAATGTTTGGTGTGGTAGAACCCTTATCTACAGCAAAAGGGATTATCGCACTACCTGTGGTTATATATGAGATGAGTTTAGCGCTCTGGTTAATTGTGAAGGGATTTCATAAACAAGAGCTTGAAGCATTAAAAGTGAATAGCCTCTTAAAACAGCTGGGAAAATGA